A single window of Candidatus Cloacimonadota bacterium DNA harbors:
- a CDS encoding epoxyqueuosine reductase QueH encodes MPKLLFHICCAPCFIAPYEHLKKEFDITGLWYNPNIQPYQEFQKRLEEVERFENNHDLRIIYHKDYLLEKWLRNVVFREHERCRICYQDRLEQTARYAKKGKFDYFTSTLLYSKFQDHEVMKNIAETLAKEYGVKFLYRDLREFWKEGIERSKTEDMYRQKYCGCIYSEKERYYHPDKRVKQDSDLV; translated from the coding sequence ATGCCTAAGCTTCTTTTTCATATCTGCTGCGCACCGTGCTTTATCGCGCCATACGAACACCTCAAAAAGGAATTTGACATCACTGGCTTATGGTACAATCCTAATATTCAACCCTACCAGGAGTTTCAAAAACGATTAGAAGAAGTGGAGCGATTTGAAAATAATCACGACCTTCGTATAATCTACCACAAAGACTATCTCCTTGAAAAATGGCTTCGGAATGTTGTTTTCAGGGAGCATGAGCGATGCAGAATATGCTATCAGGACAGACTTGAACAAACTGCCAGATATGCGAAAAAAGGTAAATTCGATTATTTCACATCGACGCTTCTCTACAGCAAATTTCAGGATCATGAAGTCATGAAGAATATCGCAGAAACGCTTGCAAAAGAATATGGCGTGAAATTCCTGTATAGAGACCTCCGTGAATTCTGGAAAGAAGGTATCGAGCGTTCTAAAACTGAAGATATGTATCGTCAGAAATATTGCGGGTGTATTTACAGTGAAAAAGAACGATATTATCATCCTGATAAAAGAGTAAAACAAGATTCCGACCTTGTTTAA